One Rosa chinensis cultivar Old Blush chromosome 5, RchiOBHm-V2, whole genome shotgun sequence genomic region harbors:
- the LOC112164917 gene encoding probable protein phosphatase 2C 6 isoform X1: protein MGSCCSTNSKGMGKRIDTVEMSTVEDDGTSSPPKSSKRWITRKKSRGEKVGDRDVGHQIEIPGRLISNGGSKVACLHTQQGKKGTNQDAMLVWEDFSSRSDTVFCGVFDGHGPFGHMVAKKVRDSLPLLLCTQWKANSDGDLSNLSKTENALGNSNFEEPPSPSIDDEWRESMEVQESENLPDMYTPLKKSFLKAFKLMDKELRLHPTIDCFCSGTTAVTLIKQGQNLVLGNVGDSRAVLATRDNENSLIAVQLTVDLKPDLPREAARIHQCKGRVFALQDEPEVARVWLPNNDSPGLAMARAFGDFCLKDFGLISVPDVYYRHLTEKDEFIILATDGVWDVLSNKEAIEIVASAPSHTTAARALVDCAVRAWRLKYPTSKNDDCAVVCLFLEQFSVADEVVTDTEVTKNNGEEMEMMATAQGNSQDVEIVDSHVIAVEHLGSDLELCASHATGLEHSSTVRSSDEIVPVSESTEKKLPMKLEGQSKRSLAECISTDEDWSALEGVTRVNSLLSLPRLFSGDKRSPSWRKKWL, encoded by the exons ATGGGTTCTTGCTGTTCTACCAATTCCAAAGGAATGGGGAAGAGGATTGATACTGTGGAGATGAGCACTGTGGAGGATGATggtacttcttctcctccaaagAGCTCAAAGAGATGGATTACGAGGAAGAAAAGCAGAGGTGAAAAGGTGGGTGACAGAGATGTGGGTCATCAGATTGAGATTCCTGGCAGGTTGATTAGCAATGGGGGCAGCAAAGTTGCTTGCTTGCATACTCAGCAGGGCAAGAAGGGAACCAATCAGGACGCCATGCTTGTTTGGGAG GATTTCAGTTCAAGAAGTGATACAGTATTTTGTGGGGTATTTGATGGCCATGGTCCATTTGGTCATATGGTTGCCAAGAAAGTTCGGGATTCTCTCCCGCTCTTACTTTGCACTCAGTGGAAAGCTAATTCAGATGGTGACCTGAGCAACCTCAGTAAGACTGAAAATGCACTTGGAAATTCTAATTTTGAAGAACCGCCATCTCCAAGCATTGATGATGAATGGCGCGAGTCAATGGAGGTCCAGGAAAGTGAAAATCTCCCCGACATGTATACACCACTAAAAAAGTCATTCTTAAAGGCTTTCAAGTTAATGGAtaaggaattaagattgcatCCCACAATCGATTGCTTCTGCAGTGGGACGACTGCTGTTACATTGATAAAGCAG GGTCAGAATCTTGTACTTGGAAATGTTGGGGATTCAAGAGCTGTGCTGGCAACAAGAGACAATGAGAACTCTTTGATTGCTGTACAATTGACAGTAGACTTAAAGCCTGATCTTCCTA GGGAAGCTGCTAGGATTCACCAATGCAAAGGAAGGGTATTTGCATTGCAGGATGAGCCAGAGGTTGCTCGTGTTTGGTTACCTAATAATGATTCTCCTGGTTTAGCAATGGCTAGAGCCTTTGGAGACTTCTGTCTAAAGGATTTTGGTTTAATTTCTGTCCCAGATGTTTACTATCGCCACCTAACGGAAAAAGATGAATTCATTATACTTGCCACCGATGGG GTTTGGGATGTCCTTTCAAACAAGGAAGCAATCGAAATTGTGGCTTCTGCCCCTAGTCACACAACAGCAGCTAGGGCTCTTGTAGACTGTGCCGTTAGAGCTTGGAGGCTTAAATACCCTACATCCAAGAATGATGATTGTGCTGTTGTATGCCTCTTTTTAGAACAGTTTTCTGTAGCTGATGAGGTTGTGACAGATACTGAAGTGACGAAGAATAacggagaggaaatggagatgaTGGCAACTGCACAAGGTAACAGTCAGGATGTAGAGATCGTTGATTCTCATGTCATTGCTGTTGAGCATTTGGGTAGTGATTTAGAACTCTGTGCTTCTCATGCCACTGGTCTTGAGCATTCCAGTACTGTACGGAGCTCTGATGAGATTGTTCCTGTGTCCGAGTCAACAGAGAAAAAGCTTCCTATGAAGTTAGAGGGCCAGTCTAAAAGAAGTCTGGCAGAGTGCATTTCAACAGATGAAGATTGGTCAGCATTGGAAGGCGTTACCCGGGTTAATAGTTTGTTAAGTCTTCCGAGATTGTTCTCTGGTGACAAAAGATCTCCCAGTTGGAGAAAGAAGTGGTTATGA
- the LOC112164917 gene encoding probable protein phosphatase 2C 66 isoform X2 codes for MVAKKVRDSLPLLLCTQWKANSDGDLSNLSKTENALGNSNFEEPPSPSIDDEWRESMEVQESENLPDMYTPLKKSFLKAFKLMDKELRLHPTIDCFCSGTTAVTLIKQGQNLVLGNVGDSRAVLATRDNENSLIAVQLTVDLKPDLPREAARIHQCKGRVFALQDEPEVARVWLPNNDSPGLAMARAFGDFCLKDFGLISVPDVYYRHLTEKDEFIILATDGVWDVLSNKEAIEIVASAPSHTTAARALVDCAVRAWRLKYPTSKNDDCAVVCLFLEQFSVADEVVTDTEVTKNNGEEMEMMATAQGNSQDVEIVDSHVIAVEHLGSDLELCASHATGLEHSSTVRSSDEIVPVSESTEKKLPMKLEGQSKRSLAECISTDEDWSALEGVTRVNSLLSLPRLFSGDKRSPSWRKKWL; via the exons ATGGTTGCCAAGAAAGTTCGGGATTCTCTCCCGCTCTTACTTTGCACTCAGTGGAAAGCTAATTCAGATGGTGACCTGAGCAACCTCAGTAAGACTGAAAATGCACTTGGAAATTCTAATTTTGAAGAACCGCCATCTCCAAGCATTGATGATGAATGGCGCGAGTCAATGGAGGTCCAGGAAAGTGAAAATCTCCCCGACATGTATACACCACTAAAAAAGTCATTCTTAAAGGCTTTCAAGTTAATGGAtaaggaattaagattgcatCCCACAATCGATTGCTTCTGCAGTGGGACGACTGCTGTTACATTGATAAAGCAG GGTCAGAATCTTGTACTTGGAAATGTTGGGGATTCAAGAGCTGTGCTGGCAACAAGAGACAATGAGAACTCTTTGATTGCTGTACAATTGACAGTAGACTTAAAGCCTGATCTTCCTA GGGAAGCTGCTAGGATTCACCAATGCAAAGGAAGGGTATTTGCATTGCAGGATGAGCCAGAGGTTGCTCGTGTTTGGTTACCTAATAATGATTCTCCTGGTTTAGCAATGGCTAGAGCCTTTGGAGACTTCTGTCTAAAGGATTTTGGTTTAATTTCTGTCCCAGATGTTTACTATCGCCACCTAACGGAAAAAGATGAATTCATTATACTTGCCACCGATGGG GTTTGGGATGTCCTTTCAAACAAGGAAGCAATCGAAATTGTGGCTTCTGCCCCTAGTCACACAACAGCAGCTAGGGCTCTTGTAGACTGTGCCGTTAGAGCTTGGAGGCTTAAATACCCTACATCCAAGAATGATGATTGTGCTGTTGTATGCCTCTTTTTAGAACAGTTTTCTGTAGCTGATGAGGTTGTGACAGATACTGAAGTGACGAAGAATAacggagaggaaatggagatgaTGGCAACTGCACAAGGTAACAGTCAGGATGTAGAGATCGTTGATTCTCATGTCATTGCTGTTGAGCATTTGGGTAGTGATTTAGAACTCTGTGCTTCTCATGCCACTGGTCTTGAGCATTCCAGTACTGTACGGAGCTCTGATGAGATTGTTCCTGTGTCCGAGTCAACAGAGAAAAAGCTTCCTATGAAGTTAGAGGGCCAGTCTAAAAGAAGTCTGGCAGAGTGCATTTCAACAGATGAAGATTGGTCAGCATTGGAAGGCGTTACCCGGGTTAATAGTTTGTTAAGTCTTCCGAGATTGTTCTCTGGTGACAAAAGATCTCCCAGTTGGAGAAAGAAGTGGTTATGA
- the LOC112167862 gene encoding scarecrow-like protein 18, with protein MSRGLTSRQLLISCAELISQLDFSSARRLISILSSSNSSPYGDSTERLVHQFVRALSLRLSAVEAAPRETVSVAAATASSASTSNTLLEVETEAEEEALQSCYLTLNQITPYIRFSHLTANQAILEAIDSTHHAIHILDFDIKHGVQWPPLMQALAERSYGSSSSLHHPPPMLRITATGRDLTLLRRTGERLLRFAQSLGLTFHFRPIVLLNDVAMIDYLNPASLGLFSDEALAVNCVLYLHRLLTDDARDLHLFLDKIRGLNPKIVTVAEREANHNSPMFFNRFVEAVDHYGAVFGSLEATLPPNSRERLAVEQVWFGREIADVVAADDDQRRKQLRHERYENWEMMMRRSGFSNVPLSPFALSQAKLLLRLHYPSEGYQLHSLKDSFFLGWMNRPLFSVSSWN; from the coding sequence ATGTCACGCGGATTGACCTCCCGGCAACTCCTCATCAGCTGCGCTGAGCTCATTTCTCAGCTCGACTTCTCCTCCGCTCGCCGCCTCATTTCCATTCTATCCTCCTCGAATTCCTCCCCTTACGGAGACTCCACCGAGAGACTAGTCCACCAGTTCGTTCGGGCCCTCTCTCTCCGCCTGTCTGCAGTGGAGGCGGCTCCACGAGAAACCGTGAGTGTTGCCGCCGCGACTGCATCATCTGCCTCCACCTCCAACACGTTGCTGGAGGTGGAGACGGAAGCAGAAGAGGAGGCACTTCAGTCGTGCTACCTAACCCTAAACCAGATAACCCCATACATCAGGTTCAGCCACTTGACAGCGAATCAAGCCATCCTCGAAGCCATAGACTCGACTCACCACGCCATCCACATCCTCGACTTTGACATCAAACACGGCGTCCAATGGCCACCGTTGATGCAGGCCCTCGCGGAGAGATCCTACGGCTCAAGCTCATCTCTTCACCACCCTCCTCCGATGCTCCGCATCACCGCCACCGGTCGCGATCTCACTCTCCTCCGCCGAACCGGCGAGCGCCTCCTCCGGTTCGCCCAGTCTCTCGGCCTCACCTTCCACTTCCGCCCCATCGTTCTCTTAAACGACGTCGCAATGATCGACTACCTCAACCCGGCATCGCTCGGTCTCTTCTCTGACGAAGCCCTCGCTGTCAACTGCGTCCTCTACCTCCACAGACTCCTCACGGACGACGCACGTGACCTCCACCTCTTTCTCGACAAGATCAGAGGCTTGAACCCGAAGATAGTAACAGTAGCCGAGCGAGAAGCCAATCACAATAGCCCCATGTTTTTCAACAGGTTTGTCGAGGCGGTGGACCACTACGGCGCCGTTTTTGGCTCCTTGGAAGCTACCCTCCCGCCGAACAGCAGGGAGAGGCTGGCGGTGGAGCAGGTGTGGTTCGGAAGAGAGATTGCTGACGTGGTGGCGGCAGACGATGATCAAAGAAGAAAGCAGTTGAGGCATGAGAGATATGAGAATTGGGAGATGATGATGAGGAGGTCGGGGTTCTCGAATGTTCCGTTGAGTCCCTTCGCTCTTTCACAAGCGAAGCTTCTTCTCCGGCTTCACTACCCTTCCGAGGGTTACCAGCTTCACAGCCTCAAAGACTCGTTCTTCTTAGGTTGGATGAATCGTCCCCTTTTCTCAGTTTCTTCTTGGAACTAA